The Osmerus eperlanus chromosome 12, fOsmEpe2.1, whole genome shotgun sequence genome has a segment encoding these proteins:
- the LOC134031270 gene encoding liprin-alpha-3-like isoform X2, with the protein MMMCEVMPTISEDGRGGTGGGPSSPAGVGGPGGAMGGGGYGGREPRSGGDEGGSTGNLESLMVNMLTERERLLESLRETQDCLGTAQLRLRELGHEKDSLSRQLSIALPQEFAVLTKELNVCREQLLEREEEIAELKAERNNTRLLLEHLECLVSRHERSLRMTVVKRQTQSPAGVSSEVEVLKALKSLFEHHKALDEKVRERLRVALERVSMLEDQLASSSQEVISLRDQIKRRQQGLDSGKDRLPNGPSSGLDEGEIDRQREGEIERQRAELSQLKERLALMCRQVGEIEEQLAAARREVTKSEEANQKLQRDVKEALCQREDMEERITTLERRYLSAQREATSLHDIKDKLENELASKESLHRQSEEKNRQLQERLDDAKQKLQQTLQRAETLPEVEAQLAQRVAALNKAEERHGNFEERLRQMEAQLEEKNQELQRARQREKMNDEHNKRLSDTVDKLLSESNERLQLHLKERMAALEEKNSLSEELSNMKKIQDDLLANKDQLIAELERIQLELDQLRGRPGSCYSRLANMELQGAGSVSSLPSTLFRRSLPGSASELRYPQGGGSLPAGYGNSSGGVVVRRAHRGRWAPPRDDSNKYGEWDSGTMMGPGFEGGVEGGCSDEEEDRETLFGSELLSPSGQTDVQTLAIMLQEQLEAINKEIKLIQEEKESTELRAEEIESRVSSVALDAPPLPPSSLGGGRDSLGRGYMTPSITSSTLASPSPPSSGHSTPRLPHSPARETDRQNSKEGDDCRALALIDSTPPPVPRALRLDRMTHTHPGAGLDDHREFRSSQDSLHKASKKKSIKSSIGRLFGKKEKGRMGGPGRESASLASTPSDDLGSADPLGLTKMGTGTVEKDRRSKKKHDLLEEACRQGLPFASWDGPTVVTWLELWVGMPAWYVAACRANVKSGAIMANLSDTEIQREIGISNPLHRLKLRLAIQEMVSLTSPSAPASTRSSTSNIWMTHAEMESLTAATKPEQKEFSWDQILAYGDMNHEWVGNEWLPSLGLPQYRSYFMESLVDARMLDHLTKKELRGQLKMVDSFHRVSLHYGIMCLKRLNYDRKELERRREESQHQNQDVMVWSNERVMCWVQTIGLKEFADNLTESGVHGALLALDDTFDYTDLALLLQIPNPNTQARQLLEKEYNALISMGTERRPDEDGTKTFTRSPSWRKMFREKDLRGVTSDSSETLPANFRASAISTPSVTLRKVQSEVNTGARGEAASVRTYSC; encoded by the exons GAGGGAGCGTCTGCTGGAGAGCCTGAGGGAGACCCAGGACTGCCTGGGCACGGCTCAGCTTCGGCTCCGCGAGCTAGGCCACGAGAAGGACTCCCTCTCGAGACAGCTCTCCATCGCCCTGCCACAG GAGTTTGCCGTGCTGACTAAGGAGCTGAATGTTTGCCGGGAGCAGCtcctagagagggaggaggagatcgCTGAGCTTAAGGCGGAGAGGAACAACACGCGT TTGTTGCTGGAGCACCTGGAGTGCCTAGTGTCTCGACACGAGCGTAGCCTGAGGATGACGGTGGTGAAGCGACAGACCCAGTCTCCTGCAGGGGTGTCCAGCGAGGTGGAGGTCCTCAAGGCCCTCAAGTCTCTGTTTGAGCACCACAAGGCTCTGGACGAGAAG GTCCGGGAAAGGCTTCGCGTGGCCTTGGAGAGGGTGTCCATGTTAGAGGATCAGCTGGCATCGTCTTCACAAGAG GTAATCTCTTTAAGAGACCAAATTAAAAGACGACAGCAAGGGTTGGACAGCGGGAAAGAT CGTCTACCCAATGGCCCCTCCTCCGGcctggatgagggagagatcgacaggcagagagaaggagagatcgaGCGACAGAGAGCAGAGCTCTCTCAGCTGAAAGAGAGACTGGCCCTCATGTGTCGACag GTGGGGGAAATAGAGGAACAGCTTGCAGCCGCTAGGAGGGAGGTGACGAAGTCGGAGGAAGCCAATCAGAAGCTCCAGAGGGACGTGAAGGAG GCCTTGTGTCAACgagaggacatggaggagaggatcaCCACACTAGAACGCAG GTACCTCAGTGCTCAGAGAGAAGCCACGTCTTTGCACGATATCAAAGACAAGCTGGAGAATGAGCTCGCTAGCAAGGAGTCACTACACAGACAG agcGAAGAGAAGAACCGTCAGCTCCAGGAGCGCCTGGACGATGCTAAACAGAAGCTGCAGCAGACCCTGCAGAGGGCAGAGACCCTGCCGGAGGTGGAGGCCCAGCTGGCACAGAGAGTGGCTGCACTCAACAAG GCTGAGGAACGCCATGGAAACTTTGAGGAGCGTTTGAGGCAAATGGAGGCACAACTGGAGGAGAAAAACCAGGAGCTACAGAGA gcaagacagagagagaaaatgaatgaCGAACACAACAAACGCCTTTCAGACACGGTGGATAAGCTGCTGTCTGAGTCAAATGAGAGGCTGCAGCTCCACCTGAAAGAGAGAATGGCTGCTCTGGAGGAGAAG AACTCCCTGTCAGAGGAGTTATCTAACATGAAGAAAATTCAAGATGATCTTCTTGCGAACAAG GACCAACTCATAGCAGAGCTGGAGAGGATTCAGCTGGAGCTGGACCAGCTGAGGGGCCGGCCAGGCTCCTGCTACTCCAGGTTAGCCAACATGGAGCTGCAAGG GGCGGGCAGCGTCAGCTCACTGCCATCCACCCTTTTTCGAAGATCTCTTCCAGGGAGTGCCTCGGAGCTGCGCTACCCCCAGGGAGGGGGCTCGCTCCCGGCCGGATATGGCAACTCCTCCGGCGGGGTGGTGGTCCGCCGGGCCCACCGCGGACGATGGGCTCCCCCCAGGGATGACAGCAACAAG TACGGGGAGTGGGACAGTGGCACCATGATGGGTCCTGGGTTTGAGGGAGGCGTGGAGGGGGGCTGCTCAGACGAGGAGGAAGACCGGGAGACCTTGTTTGGCTCGGAGCTGCTGTCGCCCAGCGGTCAGACGGACGTCCAGACCCTGGCCATCATGCTGCAGGAGCAGCTGGAAGCCATCAACAAGGAGATCAA gctgatacaggaggagaaggagagcacaGAGCTGAGGGCGGAGGAGATTGAGAGCCGGGTCAGCAGCGTGGCCCTGGACGCCCCACCTCTTCCACCGTCGTCGCTGGGCGGGGGGCGAGACAGCTTGGGGAGGGGCTACATgaccccctccatcacctcctccaccctggcctccccctcaccccccagctcTGGACACTCCACCCCCAGACTGCCGCATTCCCCTGCtcgagaaacagacagacag AATAGCAAAGAGGGAGATGACTGCAGGGCATTGGCTCTGATTgattccacccctcccccagtccctcgCGCTCTGCGATTGGACAgaatgactcacacacacccaggagcagggctggatgaTCACCGCGAATTCCGCAG TAGTCAGGATTCTCTCCACAAAGCCAGCAAGAAAAAGAGTATCAAGTCCTCCATTGGTCGGCTGTTTGGGAAGAAGGAGAAGGGCAGGATGGGAGGGCCTGGCCGGGAGTCTGCCTCTCTgg CCTCTACGCCATCTGATGACCTGGGCTCTGCTGACCCCCTGGGCCTGACCAAGATGGGGACAGGAACCGTGGAGAAGGATCGACGCAGCAAGAAAAA gcATGACCTACTTGAAGAAGCTTGTCGCCAGGGTCTCCCCTTCGCTTCCTGGGATGGGCCCACCGTGGTCACCTGGCTGGAG ctgtgGGTGGGGATGCCCGCCTGGTACGTGGCGGCCTGCCGCGCCAACGTGAAGAGCGGCGCCATCATGGCCAACCTGTCGGACAcggagatccagagagagatcGGCATCAGCAACCCCTTGCACCGCCTCAAGCTGCGCCTGGCCATCCAGGAGATGGTGTCCCTCACCAGCCCCTCCGCCCCCGCCAGCACCCGCTCT TCCACCAGTAACATCTGGATGACTCACGCAGAGATGGAGTCCTTGACTGCCGCAACTAAACCA GAACAGAAAGAATTTAGCTGGGACCAG ATCCTGGCCTACGGGGACATGAACCATGAGTGGGTGGGTAACGAGTGGCTGCCCAGCCTGGGCTTGCCACAGTACCGATCCTACTTCATGGAGTCCCTGGTGGACGCCCGCATGCTGGACCACCTCACCAAGAAGGAGCTAAGAGGACAGCTCAAAATGGTGGACAGCTTCCACAG gGTCAGTCTGCATTATGGCATCATGTGCTTGAAGCGCTTGAACTACGACaggaaggagctggagaggaggagggaggagagccagCATCAGAACCAGG atgTAATGGTGTGGTCCAATGAGCGGGTGATGTGTTGGGTGCAGACCATTGGTCTGAAGGAGTTTGCAGACAACCTGACAGAGAGTGGGGTTCATGGAGCTCTTCTGGCCCTGGACGACACCTTTGACTACACCGACCTAGCTCTGCTGCTCCAGATACCCAATCCAAACACACAG gcacgGCAGCTCCTTGAGAAGGAATACAATGCGCTCATCTCCATGGGAACAGAAAGGAGGCCAGATGAA GACGGCACCAAGACCTTCACGAGATCCCCCTCCTGGAGAAAGATGTTCAGAGAGAAGGACCTCCGCGGAGTCACCTCGGATTCTTCGGAAACACTACCCGCCAACTTCCGTGCCTCGgccatctccaccccctccgTCACCCTGCGGAAGGTCCAGAGCGAGG TCAACACTGGTGCTCGGGGTGAAGCCGCATCTGTCAGAACATATTCCTGCTAA
- the LOC134031270 gene encoding liprin-alpha-3-like isoform X4, whose product MMMCEVMPTISEDGRGGTGGGPSSPAGVGGPGGAMGGGGYGGREPRSGGDEGGSTGNLESLMVNMLTERERLLESLRETQDCLGTAQLRLRELGHEKDSLSRQLSIALPQEFAVLTKELNVCREQLLEREEEIAELKAERNNTRLLLEHLECLVSRHERSLRMTVVKRQTQSPAGVSSEVEVLKALKSLFEHHKALDEKVRERLRVALERVSMLEDQLASSSQEVISLRDQIKRRQQGLDSGKDRLPNGPSSGLDEGEIDRQREGEIERQRAELSQLKERLALMCRQVGEIEEQLAAARREVTKSEEANQKLQRDVKEALCQREDMEERITTLERRYLSAQREATSLHDIKDKLENELASKESLHRQSEEKNRQLQERLDDAKQKLQQTLQRAETLPEVEAQLAQRVAALNKAEERHGNFEERLRQMEAQLEEKNQELQRARQREKMNDEHNKRLSDTVDKLLSESNERLQLHLKERMAALEEKNSLSEELSNMKKIQDDLLANKDQLIAELERIQLELDQLRGRPGSCYSRLANMELQGSLPGSASELRYPQGGGSLPAGYGNSSGGVVVRRAHRGRWAPPRDDSNKYGEWDSGTMMGPGFEGGVEGGCSDEEEDRETLFGSELLSPSGQTDVQTLAIMLQEQLEAINKEIKLIQEEKESTELRAEEIESRVSSVALDAPPLPPSSLGGGRDSLGRGYMTPSITSSTLASPSPPSSGHSTPRLPHSPARETDRQNSKEGDDCRALALIDSTPPPVPRALRLDRMTHTHPGAGLDDHREFRSLSADGVTTSSQDSLHKASKKKSIKSSIGRLFGKKEKGRMGGPGRESASLASTPSDDLGSADPLGLTKMGTGTVEKDRRSKKKHDLLEEACRQGLPFASWDGPTVVTWLELWVGMPAWYVAACRANVKSGAIMANLSDTEIQREIGISNPLHRLKLRLAIQEMVSLTSPSAPASTRSSTSNIWMTHAEMESLTAATKPEQKEFSWDQILAYGDMNHEWVGNEWLPSLGLPQYRSYFMESLVDARMLDHLTKKELRGQLKMVDSFHRVSLHYGIMCLKRLNYDRKELERRREESQHQNQDVMVWSNERVMCWVQTIGLKEFADNLTESGVHGALLALDDTFDYTDLALLLQIPNPNTQARQLLEKEYNALISMGTERRPDEDGTKTFTRSPSWRKMFREKDLRGVTSDSSETLPANFRASAISTPSVTLRKVQSEVNTGARGEAASVRTYSC is encoded by the exons GAGGGAGCGTCTGCTGGAGAGCCTGAGGGAGACCCAGGACTGCCTGGGCACGGCTCAGCTTCGGCTCCGCGAGCTAGGCCACGAGAAGGACTCCCTCTCGAGACAGCTCTCCATCGCCCTGCCACAG GAGTTTGCCGTGCTGACTAAGGAGCTGAATGTTTGCCGGGAGCAGCtcctagagagggaggaggagatcgCTGAGCTTAAGGCGGAGAGGAACAACACGCGT TTGTTGCTGGAGCACCTGGAGTGCCTAGTGTCTCGACACGAGCGTAGCCTGAGGATGACGGTGGTGAAGCGACAGACCCAGTCTCCTGCAGGGGTGTCCAGCGAGGTGGAGGTCCTCAAGGCCCTCAAGTCTCTGTTTGAGCACCACAAGGCTCTGGACGAGAAG GTCCGGGAAAGGCTTCGCGTGGCCTTGGAGAGGGTGTCCATGTTAGAGGATCAGCTGGCATCGTCTTCACAAGAG GTAATCTCTTTAAGAGACCAAATTAAAAGACGACAGCAAGGGTTGGACAGCGGGAAAGAT CGTCTACCCAATGGCCCCTCCTCCGGcctggatgagggagagatcgacaggcagagagaaggagagatcgaGCGACAGAGAGCAGAGCTCTCTCAGCTGAAAGAGAGACTGGCCCTCATGTGTCGACag GTGGGGGAAATAGAGGAACAGCTTGCAGCCGCTAGGAGGGAGGTGACGAAGTCGGAGGAAGCCAATCAGAAGCTCCAGAGGGACGTGAAGGAG GCCTTGTGTCAACgagaggacatggaggagaggatcaCCACACTAGAACGCAG GTACCTCAGTGCTCAGAGAGAAGCCACGTCTTTGCACGATATCAAAGACAAGCTGGAGAATGAGCTCGCTAGCAAGGAGTCACTACACAGACAG agcGAAGAGAAGAACCGTCAGCTCCAGGAGCGCCTGGACGATGCTAAACAGAAGCTGCAGCAGACCCTGCAGAGGGCAGAGACCCTGCCGGAGGTGGAGGCCCAGCTGGCACAGAGAGTGGCTGCACTCAACAAG GCTGAGGAACGCCATGGAAACTTTGAGGAGCGTTTGAGGCAAATGGAGGCACAACTGGAGGAGAAAAACCAGGAGCTACAGAGA gcaagacagagagagaaaatgaatgaCGAACACAACAAACGCCTTTCAGACACGGTGGATAAGCTGCTGTCTGAGTCAAATGAGAGGCTGCAGCTCCACCTGAAAGAGAGAATGGCTGCTCTGGAGGAGAAG AACTCCCTGTCAGAGGAGTTATCTAACATGAAGAAAATTCAAGATGATCTTCTTGCGAACAAG GACCAACTCATAGCAGAGCTGGAGAGGATTCAGCTGGAGCTGGACCAGCTGAGGGGCCGGCCAGGCTCCTGCTACTCCAGGTTAGCCAACATGGAGCTGCAAGG ATCTCTTCCAGGGAGTGCCTCGGAGCTGCGCTACCCCCAGGGAGGGGGCTCGCTCCCGGCCGGATATGGCAACTCCTCCGGCGGGGTGGTGGTCCGCCGGGCCCACCGCGGACGATGGGCTCCCCCCAGGGATGACAGCAACAAG TACGGGGAGTGGGACAGTGGCACCATGATGGGTCCTGGGTTTGAGGGAGGCGTGGAGGGGGGCTGCTCAGACGAGGAGGAAGACCGGGAGACCTTGTTTGGCTCGGAGCTGCTGTCGCCCAGCGGTCAGACGGACGTCCAGACCCTGGCCATCATGCTGCAGGAGCAGCTGGAAGCCATCAACAAGGAGATCAA gctgatacaggaggagaaggagagcacaGAGCTGAGGGCGGAGGAGATTGAGAGCCGGGTCAGCAGCGTGGCCCTGGACGCCCCACCTCTTCCACCGTCGTCGCTGGGCGGGGGGCGAGACAGCTTGGGGAGGGGCTACATgaccccctccatcacctcctccaccctggcctccccctcaccccccagctcTGGACACTCCACCCCCAGACTGCCGCATTCCCCTGCtcgagaaacagacagacag AATAGCAAAGAGGGAGATGACTGCAGGGCATTGGCTCTGATTgattccacccctcccccagtccctcgCGCTCTGCGATTGGACAgaatgactcacacacacccaggagcagggctggatgaTCACCGCGAATTCCGCAG TCTTTCTGCTGATGGTGTCACCACCAGTAGTCAGGATTCTCTCCACAAAGCCAGCAAGAAAAAGAGTATCAAGTCCTCCATTGGTCGGCTGTTTGGGAAGAAGGAGAAGGGCAGGATGGGAGGGCCTGGCCGGGAGTCTGCCTCTCTgg CCTCTACGCCATCTGATGACCTGGGCTCTGCTGACCCCCTGGGCCTGACCAAGATGGGGACAGGAACCGTGGAGAAGGATCGACGCAGCAAGAAAAA gcATGACCTACTTGAAGAAGCTTGTCGCCAGGGTCTCCCCTTCGCTTCCTGGGATGGGCCCACCGTGGTCACCTGGCTGGAG ctgtgGGTGGGGATGCCCGCCTGGTACGTGGCGGCCTGCCGCGCCAACGTGAAGAGCGGCGCCATCATGGCCAACCTGTCGGACAcggagatccagagagagatcGGCATCAGCAACCCCTTGCACCGCCTCAAGCTGCGCCTGGCCATCCAGGAGATGGTGTCCCTCACCAGCCCCTCCGCCCCCGCCAGCACCCGCTCT TCCACCAGTAACATCTGGATGACTCACGCAGAGATGGAGTCCTTGACTGCCGCAACTAAACCA GAACAGAAAGAATTTAGCTGGGACCAG ATCCTGGCCTACGGGGACATGAACCATGAGTGGGTGGGTAACGAGTGGCTGCCCAGCCTGGGCTTGCCACAGTACCGATCCTACTTCATGGAGTCCCTGGTGGACGCCCGCATGCTGGACCACCTCACCAAGAAGGAGCTAAGAGGACAGCTCAAAATGGTGGACAGCTTCCACAG gGTCAGTCTGCATTATGGCATCATGTGCTTGAAGCGCTTGAACTACGACaggaaggagctggagaggaggagggaggagagccagCATCAGAACCAGG atgTAATGGTGTGGTCCAATGAGCGGGTGATGTGTTGGGTGCAGACCATTGGTCTGAAGGAGTTTGCAGACAACCTGACAGAGAGTGGGGTTCATGGAGCTCTTCTGGCCCTGGACGACACCTTTGACTACACCGACCTAGCTCTGCTGCTCCAGATACCCAATCCAAACACACAG gcacgGCAGCTCCTTGAGAAGGAATACAATGCGCTCATCTCCATGGGAACAGAAAGGAGGCCAGATGAA GACGGCACCAAGACCTTCACGAGATCCCCCTCCTGGAGAAAGATGTTCAGAGAGAAGGACCTCCGCGGAGTCACCTCGGATTCTTCGGAAACACTACCCGCCAACTTCCGTGCCTCGgccatctccaccccctccgTCACCCTGCGGAAGGTCCAGAGCGAGG TCAACACTGGTGCTCGGGGTGAAGCCGCATCTGTCAGAACATATTCCTGCTAA
- the LOC134031270 gene encoding liprin-alpha-3-like isoform X3 encodes MMMCEVMPTISEDGRGGTGGGPSSPAGVGGPGGAMGGGGYGGREPRSGGDEGGSTGNLESLMVNMLTERERLLESLRETQDCLGTAQLRLRELGHEKDSLSRQLSIALPQEFAVLTKELNVCREQLLEREEEIAELKAERNNTRLLLEHLECLVSRHERSLRMTVVKRQTQSPAGVSSEVEVLKALKSLFEHHKALDEKVRERLRVALERVSMLEDQLASSSQEVISLRDQIKRRQQGLDSGKDRLPNGPSSGLDEGEIDRQREGEIERQRAELSQLKERLALMCRQVGEIEEQLAAARREVTKSEEANQKLQRDVKEALCQREDMEERITTLERRYLSAQREATSLHDIKDKLENELASKESLHRQSEEKNRQLQERLDDAKQKLQQTLQRAETLPEVEAQLAQRVAALNKAEERHGNFEERLRQMEAQLEEKNQELQRARQREKMNDEHNKRLSDTVDKLLSESNERLQLHLKERMAALEEKNSLSEELSNMKKIQDDLLANKDQLIAELERIQLELDQLRGRPGSCYSRLANMELQGAGSVSSLPSTLFRRSLPGSASELRYPQGGGSLPAGYGNSSGGVVVRRAHRGRWAPPRDDSNKYGEWDSGTMMGPGFEGGVEGGCSDEEEDRETLFGSELLSPSGQTDVQTLAIMLQEQLEAINKEIKLIQEEKESTELRAEEIESRVSSVALDAPPLPPSSLGGGRDSLGRGYMTPSITSSTLASPSPPSSGHSTPRLPHSPARETDRQNSKEGDDCRALALIDSTPPPVPRALRLDRMTHTHPGAGLDDHREFRSQDSLHKASKKKSIKSSIGRLFGKKEKGRMGGPGRESASLASTPSDDLGSADPLGLTKMGTGTVEKDRRSKKKHDLLEEACRQGLPFASWDGPTVVTWLELWVGMPAWYVAACRANVKSGAIMANLSDTEIQREIGISNPLHRLKLRLAIQEMVSLTSPSAPASTRSSTSNIWMTHAEMESLTAATKPEQKEFSWDQILAYGDMNHEWVGNEWLPSLGLPQYRSYFMESLVDARMLDHLTKKELRGQLKMVDSFHRVSLHYGIMCLKRLNYDRKELERRREESQHQNQDVMVWSNERVMCWVQTIGLKEFADNLTESGVHGALLALDDTFDYTDLALLLQIPNPNTQARQLLEKEYNALISMGTERRPDEDGTKTFTRSPSWRKMFREKDLRGVTSDSSETLPANFRASAISTPSVTLRKVQSEVNTGARGEAASVRTYSC; translated from the exons GAGGGAGCGTCTGCTGGAGAGCCTGAGGGAGACCCAGGACTGCCTGGGCACGGCTCAGCTTCGGCTCCGCGAGCTAGGCCACGAGAAGGACTCCCTCTCGAGACAGCTCTCCATCGCCCTGCCACAG GAGTTTGCCGTGCTGACTAAGGAGCTGAATGTTTGCCGGGAGCAGCtcctagagagggaggaggagatcgCTGAGCTTAAGGCGGAGAGGAACAACACGCGT TTGTTGCTGGAGCACCTGGAGTGCCTAGTGTCTCGACACGAGCGTAGCCTGAGGATGACGGTGGTGAAGCGACAGACCCAGTCTCCTGCAGGGGTGTCCAGCGAGGTGGAGGTCCTCAAGGCCCTCAAGTCTCTGTTTGAGCACCACAAGGCTCTGGACGAGAAG GTCCGGGAAAGGCTTCGCGTGGCCTTGGAGAGGGTGTCCATGTTAGAGGATCAGCTGGCATCGTCTTCACAAGAG GTAATCTCTTTAAGAGACCAAATTAAAAGACGACAGCAAGGGTTGGACAGCGGGAAAGAT CGTCTACCCAATGGCCCCTCCTCCGGcctggatgagggagagatcgacaggcagagagaaggagagatcgaGCGACAGAGAGCAGAGCTCTCTCAGCTGAAAGAGAGACTGGCCCTCATGTGTCGACag GTGGGGGAAATAGAGGAACAGCTTGCAGCCGCTAGGAGGGAGGTGACGAAGTCGGAGGAAGCCAATCAGAAGCTCCAGAGGGACGTGAAGGAG GCCTTGTGTCAACgagaggacatggaggagaggatcaCCACACTAGAACGCAG GTACCTCAGTGCTCAGAGAGAAGCCACGTCTTTGCACGATATCAAAGACAAGCTGGAGAATGAGCTCGCTAGCAAGGAGTCACTACACAGACAG agcGAAGAGAAGAACCGTCAGCTCCAGGAGCGCCTGGACGATGCTAAACAGAAGCTGCAGCAGACCCTGCAGAGGGCAGAGACCCTGCCGGAGGTGGAGGCCCAGCTGGCACAGAGAGTGGCTGCACTCAACAAG GCTGAGGAACGCCATGGAAACTTTGAGGAGCGTTTGAGGCAAATGGAGGCACAACTGGAGGAGAAAAACCAGGAGCTACAGAGA gcaagacagagagagaaaatgaatgaCGAACACAACAAACGCCTTTCAGACACGGTGGATAAGCTGCTGTCTGAGTCAAATGAGAGGCTGCAGCTCCACCTGAAAGAGAGAATGGCTGCTCTGGAGGAGAAG AACTCCCTGTCAGAGGAGTTATCTAACATGAAGAAAATTCAAGATGATCTTCTTGCGAACAAG GACCAACTCATAGCAGAGCTGGAGAGGATTCAGCTGGAGCTGGACCAGCTGAGGGGCCGGCCAGGCTCCTGCTACTCCAGGTTAGCCAACATGGAGCTGCAAGG GGCGGGCAGCGTCAGCTCACTGCCATCCACCCTTTTTCGAAGATCTCTTCCAGGGAGTGCCTCGGAGCTGCGCTACCCCCAGGGAGGGGGCTCGCTCCCGGCCGGATATGGCAACTCCTCCGGCGGGGTGGTGGTCCGCCGGGCCCACCGCGGACGATGGGCTCCCCCCAGGGATGACAGCAACAAG TACGGGGAGTGGGACAGTGGCACCATGATGGGTCCTGGGTTTGAGGGAGGCGTGGAGGGGGGCTGCTCAGACGAGGAGGAAGACCGGGAGACCTTGTTTGGCTCGGAGCTGCTGTCGCCCAGCGGTCAGACGGACGTCCAGACCCTGGCCATCATGCTGCAGGAGCAGCTGGAAGCCATCAACAAGGAGATCAA gctgatacaggaggagaaggagagcacaGAGCTGAGGGCGGAGGAGATTGAGAGCCGGGTCAGCAGCGTGGCCCTGGACGCCCCACCTCTTCCACCGTCGTCGCTGGGCGGGGGGCGAGACAGCTTGGGGAGGGGCTACATgaccccctccatcacctcctccaccctggcctccccctcaccccccagctcTGGACACTCCACCCCCAGACTGCCGCATTCCCCTGCtcgagaaacagacagacag AATAGCAAAGAGGGAGATGACTGCAGGGCATTGGCTCTGATTgattccacccctcccccagtccctcgCGCTCTGCGATTGGACAgaatgactcacacacacccaggagcagggctggatgaTCACCGCGAATTCCGCAG TCAGGATTCTCTCCACAAAGCCAGCAAGAAAAAGAGTATCAAGTCCTCCATTGGTCGGCTGTTTGGGAAGAAGGAGAAGGGCAGGATGGGAGGGCCTGGCCGGGAGTCTGCCTCTCTgg CCTCTACGCCATCTGATGACCTGGGCTCTGCTGACCCCCTGGGCCTGACCAAGATGGGGACAGGAACCGTGGAGAAGGATCGACGCAGCAAGAAAAA gcATGACCTACTTGAAGAAGCTTGTCGCCAGGGTCTCCCCTTCGCTTCCTGGGATGGGCCCACCGTGGTCACCTGGCTGGAG ctgtgGGTGGGGATGCCCGCCTGGTACGTGGCGGCCTGCCGCGCCAACGTGAAGAGCGGCGCCATCATGGCCAACCTGTCGGACAcggagatccagagagagatcGGCATCAGCAACCCCTTGCACCGCCTCAAGCTGCGCCTGGCCATCCAGGAGATGGTGTCCCTCACCAGCCCCTCCGCCCCCGCCAGCACCCGCTCT TCCACCAGTAACATCTGGATGACTCACGCAGAGATGGAGTCCTTGACTGCCGCAACTAAACCA GAACAGAAAGAATTTAGCTGGGACCAG ATCCTGGCCTACGGGGACATGAACCATGAGTGGGTGGGTAACGAGTGGCTGCCCAGCCTGGGCTTGCCACAGTACCGATCCTACTTCATGGAGTCCCTGGTGGACGCCCGCATGCTGGACCACCTCACCAAGAAGGAGCTAAGAGGACAGCTCAAAATGGTGGACAGCTTCCACAG gGTCAGTCTGCATTATGGCATCATGTGCTTGAAGCGCTTGAACTACGACaggaaggagctggagaggaggagggaggagagccagCATCAGAACCAGG atgTAATGGTGTGGTCCAATGAGCGGGTGATGTGTTGGGTGCAGACCATTGGTCTGAAGGAGTTTGCAGACAACCTGACAGAGAGTGGGGTTCATGGAGCTCTTCTGGCCCTGGACGACACCTTTGACTACACCGACCTAGCTCTGCTGCTCCAGATACCCAATCCAAACACACAG gcacgGCAGCTCCTTGAGAAGGAATACAATGCGCTCATCTCCATGGGAACAGAAAGGAGGCCAGATGAA GACGGCACCAAGACCTTCACGAGATCCCCCTCCTGGAGAAAGATGTTCAGAGAGAAGGACCTCCGCGGAGTCACCTCGGATTCTTCGGAAACACTACCCGCCAACTTCCGTGCCTCGgccatctccaccccctccgTCACCCTGCGGAAGGTCCAGAGCGAGG TCAACACTGGTGCTCGGGGTGAAGCCGCATCTGTCAGAACATATTCCTGCTAA